One stretch of Fictibacillus sp. b24 DNA includes these proteins:
- a CDS encoding Rqc2 family fibronectin-binding protein, which translates to MSFDGIMTRAITTELQNTLTSGRISKVYQPHKTDLVFTIRANGKNHKLLLSANPSFARVHLTEHTYENPDTPPMFCMLLRKHLEGAFIEKIEQLDLERIITITVKNRDEIGDETTKVLYVEVMGRHSNIILVDEKSGKIVDSIKHIPSFQNRHRTILPGFQYVMPPAQEKTDPFAITNKDELISRISWNEGKLDKQFVARFSGFSPLIAKEIVYRAGLSVKEEVADAFFEVMKQLSQQNYEPQMITNEKKEYFSVIPLSHVTGEIRLFDTVSKMLDRFFYGKADRDRIKQQANDLEKYLSNEYDKITKKIGKLEKELQQTVNAEEYQRKGELLTAYMYLAKKGDKEIEVEDYFSEDQPLVKITLDPLKTPADNAQSYFKKYAKLKKSVSIIKDQIEKSKNELLYFERLIVQMDSASMKDVEEIREELGEGGYLKHRQSKNKKKQNKTPQPEKFVSTDGTEILVGKNNKQNDYLTFKLSRANETWLHTKDIPGSHVLIRSSSPSDSALQEAAILAGFFSKAKNSSSVPVDYTLVKHVKKPNGAKPGFVIYDNQQTLYVTPDEDLVFRLKN; encoded by the coding sequence ATGAGTTTTGATGGAATAATGACACGTGCAATAACTACAGAATTACAGAACACACTTACGTCAGGCAGAATTTCAAAAGTATATCAGCCACATAAGACAGATCTTGTTTTTACTATCCGTGCGAACGGAAAGAACCATAAGCTATTATTATCTGCCAACCCCTCTTTTGCGAGAGTGCATCTGACAGAGCACACATATGAAAATCCGGATACTCCACCCATGTTCTGTATGCTGCTCAGAAAGCATTTAGAAGGAGCTTTTATTGAAAAAATTGAACAGCTTGATTTGGAGAGAATTATTACGATCACTGTAAAAAACCGTGATGAGATCGGGGACGAAACAACAAAGGTCCTATACGTTGAAGTCATGGGCAGACATAGCAACATTATCTTAGTTGACGAAAAATCAGGAAAGATTGTAGATAGCATAAAACATATTCCGAGCTTTCAAAATCGTCACAGAACCATTCTTCCAGGTTTTCAGTACGTGATGCCTCCTGCACAGGAAAAGACAGATCCTTTTGCCATTACAAATAAAGATGAATTAATATCAAGGATTTCTTGGAACGAAGGAAAATTAGATAAACAGTTTGTAGCGAGATTCAGTGGGTTCTCTCCCTTGATCGCAAAAGAAATCGTTTACCGAGCTGGTCTATCCGTTAAAGAGGAAGTTGCGGACGCGTTCTTTGAAGTAATGAAGCAGCTATCCCAGCAAAACTACGAACCTCAAATGATAACAAATGAAAAGAAAGAATACTTTTCTGTCATTCCTTTAAGTCATGTTACAGGTGAGATTCGCCTTTTTGATACGGTAAGCAAAATGCTCGATCGCTTTTTCTATGGCAAAGCTGACAGAGATCGCATTAAACAGCAGGCAAATGATCTCGAAAAATACTTGTCCAACGAGTATGACAAGATCACAAAAAAGATCGGCAAGCTAGAAAAAGAACTTCAGCAAACGGTCAACGCAGAAGAGTATCAAAGAAAAGGTGAACTGCTTACTGCGTATATGTATTTAGCGAAAAAAGGCGATAAAGAAATAGAAGTTGAGGATTATTTCTCAGAGGACCAGCCATTGGTTAAGATTACTCTCGATCCGCTTAAAACACCTGCAGATAATGCGCAAAGCTACTTCAAAAAATATGCAAAGCTGAAGAAGTCTGTTTCAATCATCAAAGATCAAATCGAAAAGTCAAAGAATGAATTGCTTTACTTTGAAAGACTGATTGTTCAGATGGATTCTGCATCCATGAAAGATGTTGAAGAAATTCGAGAAGAGCTCGGTGAAGGCGGTTATTTAAAACACCGGCAAAGTAAAAATAAGAAAAAACAAAACAAGACGCCTCAGCCAGAGAAATTTGTTTCAACTGATGGAACCGAAATCTTAGTTGGAAAGAACAATAAACAAAATGATTATCTCACGTTCAAACTGTCACGTGCGAATGAAACATGGCTTCATACAAAAGACATTCCAGGCTCACATGTGCTGATCCGTTCATCATCTCCAAGTGACTCAGCATTACAAGAAGCTGCAATATTAGCAGGATTTTTCAGCAAAGCTAAGAATTCCAGCTCAGTACCCGTTGACTATACGCTAGTCAAGCATGTAAAAAAACCAAACGGAGCAAAGCCTGGGTTTGTTATTTATGATAATCAGCAAACGCTTTATGTGACACCAGATGAAGATCTTGTTTTTCGTTTAAAGAATTAG
- a CDS encoding class I SAM-dependent methyltransferase: MNGEEFDELVSFFDAMARTTWLKEIHDTLKETTGSWVEKEVLDVGCGTGRLLLRGAEDAKKLVGVDLSSEMVKASIQQFFYHELSGKSEFVVADAEDLPFKDETFDLALSTCVMFLLPDPANGIREVNRILKQDGMIAMLNPSEKMSQETAASYGKEQGISGFERTALLKWSNVSTRRHRYTEDEMTALLQNLRFTEIKHKEVLGGLALITTAKKEQNS, encoded by the coding sequence ATGAACGGTGAGGAATTTGACGAACTTGTTTCTTTTTTTGATGCAATGGCACGTACAACATGGCTGAAAGAAATACACGACACGCTAAAAGAAACAACAGGGTCATGGGTTGAAAAAGAAGTTTTAGATGTAGGGTGTGGAACAGGCAGGCTTTTGCTGCGAGGGGCAGAGGACGCGAAAAAATTAGTTGGTGTCGATTTGTCATCTGAAATGGTGAAGGCGAGTATTCAGCAATTCTTTTACCATGAATTAAGTGGTAAAAGTGAATTTGTAGTAGCAGATGCAGAAGATCTGCCATTCAAAGATGAGACATTTGATTTAGCGTTATCCACCTGTGTCATGTTTTTATTGCCAGACCCAGCTAATGGGATACGGGAAGTGAATCGTATACTTAAGCAAGATGGTATGATCGCTATGCTTAATCCAAGTGAAAAGATGAGTCAGGAGACTGCTGCTTCTTACGGAAAGGAACAGGGAATCTCGGGCTTTGAAAGAACGGCTTTATTAAAATGGTCTAATGTAAGTACGAGAAGACACCGTTACACGGAGGATGAGATGACAGCATTGCTTCAAAACCTTCGTTTTACGGAGATCAAACATAAAGAAGTATTAGGCGGGCTTGCACTGATTACCACAGCAAAAAAAGAGCAGAACAGCTAA
- the pyrE gene encoding orotate phosphoribosyltransferase codes for MKTTVSRHLLNIEAVTLSPEKPYTWSSGLKSPIYCDNRLIIAYPEIRKQVAEELAALIQNHYPEVDLIAGTATAGIPHAAFVAEQVNLPMCYVRSSAKAHGKAKQIEGLTEKSRKAVVVEDLISTGKSSIQSVLALREAGIEVLGVVAIFSYGLKKADDALGELDIPFQTVTNFSTLIEEAQESGKISAQGLSLLKEWQQDPEHWGAASFSK; via the coding sequence ATGAAAACAACAGTTTCCCGACACTTGCTTAATATCGAAGCCGTAACATTATCACCAGAAAAACCGTATACGTGGTCTTCAGGGTTAAAGTCTCCTATTTATTGCGACAACCGTCTCATCATCGCGTATCCAGAAATCCGAAAACAAGTTGCTGAAGAGCTTGCTGCGTTAATTCAAAATCACTATCCAGAAGTGGATTTAATCGCAGGAACCGCAACAGCGGGTATCCCGCATGCTGCGTTTGTAGCTGAACAAGTGAACCTGCCGATGTGCTATGTACGCTCAAGCGCAAAAGCTCACGGAAAAGCGAAACAAATCGAAGGATTAACAGAAAAAAGCAGAAAAGCGGTTGTTGTTGAAGATTTGATTTCTACAGGAAAAAGCTCTATCCAATCTGTACTTGCACTTCGTGAAGCGGGGATTGAAGTGTTAGGTGTTGTAGCGATCTTTAGCTACGGATTGAAAAAAGCAGATGACGCACTTGGTGAACTAGATATTCCTTTTCAAACGGTTACAAACTTTAGTACATTAATAGAGGAAGCACAAGAAAGCGGTAAGATTAGTGCACAGGGGCTTTCTTTATTAAAAGAATGGCAACAAGACCCAGAACATTGGGGAGCAGCCTCTTTTTCCAAATAG